A single Anopheles arabiensis isolate DONGOLA chromosome 2, AaraD3, whole genome shotgun sequence DNA region contains:
- the LOC120907109 gene encoding zinc finger MIZ domain-containing protein 1 isoform X1 yields MSAQGGSLGAPTLGDRRSPYIGGYPDIQQQQHQQHPHHHHQQQQQQSYQQLQNPHHADYHRGVLHPEAAAGYLDVKQQQQLQKGYAKQAQLQAAAGQQQQPQQQQQQQRSAAGATAGGRAAAGAPTGFNSQSMVAAAGGQQGNMDVGYNPQMNNMAMHSQSSWNQMNGMNQMGGMGGQMNGMNQMGGGGGGGGGAGGGVGGAGGMGPMGQMGGGGATGGMVPGMGQMGGGGGGTGGGAGGGYGRHHQQMNPMAQMMNMGMGMGGGGGGGGGQMGPGGAGGMNGMAAAQMGGMNPLSQMNQMSPMSKMQGMANGYPQHPRRMAPYPNPQMQMAQKRSMYGMGQGQGMPGAGGPFPPHQAAAAAAAAAAAGVPLPMQASAGYGRHHGPMGPMNYRGGPPMMQQRQNTPPYGGPGVGPVGAPVGPGALMGHQQQQHQQQQQQQQQQQQQQQHHPQHQQHQQQQTQQQQQQYYNTGYQNMQGYQPDIRMNFQHSPVPGNPTPPLTPASSMTPYISPNPDVKPNNLPQNEELRLTFPVRDGILLPPFRLEHNLAVSNHVFQLKSTVYNTLMCRPDLELQLKCFHHEDRQMNTNWPASVQVSANSTPLEIDRGDNKNTHRPLYLKQVCQPGRNTIQITVSTCCCSHLFVLQLVHRPSVNHVLHTLLKRNLLSAEHAVAKIKRTFAVNHTTNPNQPLGGGPDKDPLAADASATSAKVSLKCTLTTKRITLPARGHDCKHIQCFDLEAYLALNCERGNWRCPVCSKPALTEGLEIDQYMWAILNTLNSSNTPNGMDTEEVIIDAQANWRAVKPPGSVNNPNIGGSLNPQQPSQQQQQQQQQHPQQHQQQQAPPMQQQHQQQQQPPVPSEPSGGNARGAGTPGLPVIKPDPDGVDAKHFNKVMSPGSTSLPTWDNMNAMSPYMSPDMSSIASGSMMGSNYNRTPQYDSYGNAIIKQEPGTNPGSVGGPGSVGNNNGPGTPGGGGGSGGNGGEFHAGNPLAHLSDSVNSLDPLNAMEKSLNDQVSIVCLHSLARLATDYNVPHGVLLLQMPHTPHTPHTPGGGNSSGHPMTPGGPPSVPPANDINNTSNPQQQSTGSNSGGNANGQPNGGSSSSVNGNMSHSPGHAGHGNSMQQLHSPQQQQHLGLGPNNPAANIMNSPQSLMNSPQNMMNSPQSMMQQQQQQQQQNLLSMGSMMGQQQQQQSHQNALAGLTDVDLPADLNFDPAAVIEGEGGNDLNLLPDNGIVDPMELLSYLDPPDLNTPPSSGSSNNANSDDILAALFD; encoded by the exons ATGAGTGCCCAGGGGGGCTCCCTAGGGGCTCCAACATTGGGTGATCGTCGATCTCCTTACATTGGAGGCTATCCCGacatacagcagcagcagcaccagcagcacccccaccatcaccatcagcaacaacagcagcaaagctATCAACAGTTGCAGAATCCTCATCACG CAGATTACCATCGGGGAGTGCTGCACCCGGAAGCAGCGGCCGGTTATTTGGacgtgaagcagcagcagcagctccagaaAGGATACGCTAAACAGGCTCAGCTACAGGCAGCTGCGggccaacagcaacaaccacaacaacaacagcagcagcagcgatcggCAGCTGGAGCGACAGCCGGTGGACGAGCAGCTGCCGGTGCGCCAACAGGTTTCAACAGTCAAAGTATGGTGGCAGCGGCCGGCGGGCAGCAGGGCAACATGGACGTCGGCTACAATCCACAG ATGAATAACATGGCGATGCATTCGCAGTCGTCGTGGAATCAGATGAACGGCATGAACCAAATGGGCGGCATGGGTGGCCAGATGAACGGCATGAACcagatgggtggtggtggcggcggaggCGGAGGCGCCGGAGGTGGTGTCGGTGGCGCCGGCGGCATGGGACCGATGGGTCAGATGGGTGGCGGCGGTGCGACCGGTGGCATGGTGCCCGGCATGGGCCAGatgggcggcggtggcggtggcactGGTGGCGGTGCGGGCGGTGGATACGGCCGGCACCATCAGCAGATGAACCCGATGGCGCAGATGATGAACATGGGCATGGGTATGGGCggaggcggcggtggcggcggtggccagATGGGGCCGGGCGGTGCGGGCGGTATGAACGGGATGGCGGCGGCCCAGATGGGCGGCATGAACCCGCTCAGCCAGATGAACCAGATGTCGCCGATGTCGAAGATGCAGGGCATGGCGAACGGGTACCCGCAGCACCCGCGGAGGATGGCCCCCTACCCGAACCCCCAGATGCAGATGGCCCAGAAGCGGTCGATGTACGGGATGGGCCAGGGGCAGGGTATGCCGGGCGCGGGTGGACCCTTCCCGCCGCATcaggcggcggcagcggcggccgctGCAGCAGCCGCCGGCGTTCCCTTGCCGATGCAGGCCAGCGCCGGGTACGGGCGGCATCATGGGCCGATGGGTCCGATGAACTATCGCGGCGGACCGCCGATGATGCAGCAGCGACAGAACACGCCACCGTACGGTGGACCGGGCGTCGGACCGGTAGGAGCACCCGTAGGCCCTGGAGCGCTGAtgggccaccagcagcagcagcaccagcagcagcagcaacagcagcagcagcaacagcagcagcaacagcatcatcctcagcaccagcagcaccagcagcagcagacgcaacagcaacagcagcagtattaCAACACGGGCTACCAGAACATGCAGGGCTACCAGCCGGACATTCGCATGAACTTCCAGCACAGTCCGGTGCCGGGTAATCCTACGCCACCGCTAACGCCCGCCTCTTCCATGACGCCCTACATCAGCCCCAATCCGGACGTGAAGCCAAACAATCTGCCGCAGA ATGAAGAACTGCGGTTGACATTCCCGGTGCGAGACGGCATACTGCTGCCACCGTTCCGGCTCGAGCACAATCTCGCTGTCAGCAACCACGTGTTTCAGCTAAAGTCCACCGTCTACAACACGCTCATGTGCCGGCCGGATCTCGAGCTGCAGCTGAAGTGTTTCCACCACGAGGACCGGCAGATGAACACGAACTGGCCGGCGAGCGTGCAGGTGTCGGCCAACTCGACGCCGCTCGAAATCGACCGGGGCGACAACAAGAACACGCACCGGCCGCTCTACCTGAAACAGGTCTGCCAGCCGGGCCGCAACACGATCCAAATCACCGTCAGCACCTGCTGCTGT TCCCATCTGTTCGTGCTACAGCTGGTGCATCGGCCGTCGGTAAACCATGTGCTGCACACGCTGCTGAAGCGTAACCTCCTGTCCGCGGAGCATGCGGTGGCCAAAATCAAGCGCACCTTTGCCGTCAATCACACAACGAACCCGAACCAACCGCTGGGCGGCGGCCCCGACAAGGATCCGCTTGCGGCGGACGCGTCGGCAACGTCTGCAAAG GTATCACTCAAGTGTACGCTAACCACCAAGCGGATAACGTTGCCAGCGCGCGGCCATGACTGCAAGCACATCCAGTGCTTCGATCTGGAGGCCTATCTGGCGCTGAACTGCGAGCGTGGCAACTGGCGGTGTCCGGTGTGCAG TAAACCGGCACTAACGGAAGGGCTCGAGATCGATCAGTACATGTGGGCGATACTGAACACGCTCAACTCCTCCAACACGCCGAACGGCATGGACACGGAGGAGGTGATCATCGATGCGCAAGCGAACTGGCGAGCGGTCAAACCACCGGGCAGTGTCAATAATCCCAACATTGGAGGCAGTCTCAACCCTCAACAACcgtcacagcagcagcagcagcaacagcaacaacatccacagcagcatcaacaacaacaagcaccaccaatgcagcagcagcaccaacagcagcagcaaccgcccGTACCATCGGAACCGAGTGGCGGCAATGCGCGCGGCGCTGGCACGCCCGGCCTGCCCGTGATCAAACCGGACCCGGACGGTGTCGACGCGAAGCACTTCAACAAGGTGATGTCACCTGGATCCACCTCGCTCCCGACCTGGGACAACATGAACGCAATGAGCCCCTACATGAGCCCGGACATGAGCTCGATCGCTAGCGGCAGCATGATGGGTTCCAA CTACAACCGAACGCCCCAGTACGATTCGTACGGCAATGCGATCATCAAGCAAGAACCGGGCACGAACCCCGGATCGGTCGGCGGCCCTGGAAGCGTCGGTAACAATAACGGCCCCGGAACAcccggaggtggtggtggcagcggTGGCAATGGTGGTGAATTCCACGCCGGCAATCCTTTGGCACATCTGAGCGATTCGGTCAACTCGCTCGATCCGCTGAACGCGATGGAGAAATCTCTGAACGATCAGGTAAGTATCGTGTGTTTGCATTCCCTCGCGCGTCTTGCAACCGATTACAATGTTCCGCATGGTGTTTTGCTGTTACAGATGCCccacacaccgcacacaccgcacacaccgGGCGGTGGCAACTCGTCCGGCCATCCGATGACGCCGGGCGGACCGCCAAGCGTACCGCCGGCGAACGACATCAACAACACCTCCAACCCGCAGCAACAGTCCACCGGCAGCAACAGTGGCGGCAACGCGAACGGGCAACCgaacggcggcagcagcagtagcgtgAACGGCAACATGAGCCACAGCCCCGGCCATGCCGGGCATGGCAACAGCATGCAGCAGCTACATTcacctcagcagcagcagcatctggGCCTTGGGCCCAACAACCCTGCCGCGAACATCATGAACTCACCGCAAAGTCTCATGAACTCACCGCAGAACATGATGAACTCGCCCCAGAGCAtgatgcagcaacagcagcagcagcagcagcaaaatctcCTCTCAATGGGCTCGATGatgggccagcagcagcagcagcaaagccaTCAAAATGCGCTGGCCGGTCTTACCGATGTCGATCTGCCGGCAGATCTCAACTTCGATCCGGCCGCCGTCATTGAGGGTGAAGGAGGCAACGATCTTAAC CTACTACCGGACAACGGCATTGTCGATCCGATGGAATTGCTCTCCTATCTCGATCCGCCGGATCTGAACACGCCCCCGTCAAGCGGTTCCAGCAACAACGCCAACAGCGACGACATTCTGGCCGCACTGTTCGACTAA
- the LOC120907109 gene encoding zinc finger MIZ domain-containing protein 1 isoform X2 gives MSAQGGSLGAPTLGDRRSPYIGGYPDIQQQQHQQHPHHHHQQQQQQSYQQLQNPHHDYHRGVLHPEAAAGYLDVKQQQQLQKGYAKQAQLQAAAGQQQQPQQQQQQQRSAAGATAGGRAAAGAPTGFNSQSMVAAAGGQQGNMDVGYNPQMNNMAMHSQSSWNQMNGMNQMGGMGGQMNGMNQMGGGGGGGGGAGGGVGGAGGMGPMGQMGGGGATGGMVPGMGQMGGGGGGTGGGAGGGYGRHHQQMNPMAQMMNMGMGMGGGGGGGGGQMGPGGAGGMNGMAAAQMGGMNPLSQMNQMSPMSKMQGMANGYPQHPRRMAPYPNPQMQMAQKRSMYGMGQGQGMPGAGGPFPPHQAAAAAAAAAAAGVPLPMQASAGYGRHHGPMGPMNYRGGPPMMQQRQNTPPYGGPGVGPVGAPVGPGALMGHQQQQHQQQQQQQQQQQQQQQHHPQHQQHQQQQTQQQQQQYYNTGYQNMQGYQPDIRMNFQHSPVPGNPTPPLTPASSMTPYISPNPDVKPNNLPQNEELRLTFPVRDGILLPPFRLEHNLAVSNHVFQLKSTVYNTLMCRPDLELQLKCFHHEDRQMNTNWPASVQVSANSTPLEIDRGDNKNTHRPLYLKQVCQPGRNTIQITVSTCCCSHLFVLQLVHRPSVNHVLHTLLKRNLLSAEHAVAKIKRTFAVNHTTNPNQPLGGGPDKDPLAADASATSAKVSLKCTLTTKRITLPARGHDCKHIQCFDLEAYLALNCERGNWRCPVCSKPALTEGLEIDQYMWAILNTLNSSNTPNGMDTEEVIIDAQANWRAVKPPGSVNNPNIGGSLNPQQPSQQQQQQQQQHPQQHQQQQAPPMQQQHQQQQQPPVPSEPSGGNARGAGTPGLPVIKPDPDGVDAKHFNKVMSPGSTSLPTWDNMNAMSPYMSPDMSSIASGSMMGSNYNRTPQYDSYGNAIIKQEPGTNPGSVGGPGSVGNNNGPGTPGGGGGSGGNGGEFHAGNPLAHLSDSVNSLDPLNAMEKSLNDQVSIVCLHSLARLATDYNVPHGVLLLQMPHTPHTPHTPGGGNSSGHPMTPGGPPSVPPANDINNTSNPQQQSTGSNSGGNANGQPNGGSSSSVNGNMSHSPGHAGHGNSMQQLHSPQQQQHLGLGPNNPAANIMNSPQSLMNSPQNMMNSPQSMMQQQQQQQQQNLLSMGSMMGQQQQQQSHQNALAGLTDVDLPADLNFDPAAVIEGEGGNDLNLLPDNGIVDPMELLSYLDPPDLNTPPSSGSSNNANSDDILAALFD, from the exons ATGAGTGCCCAGGGGGGCTCCCTAGGGGCTCCAACATTGGGTGATCGTCGATCTCCTTACATTGGAGGCTATCCCGacatacagcagcagcagcaccagcagcacccccaccatcaccatcagcaacaacagcagcaaagctATCAACAGTTGCAGAATCCTCATCACG ATTACCATCGGGGAGTGCTGCACCCGGAAGCAGCGGCCGGTTATTTGGacgtgaagcagcagcagcagctccagaaAGGATACGCTAAACAGGCTCAGCTACAGGCAGCTGCGggccaacagcaacaaccacaacaacaacagcagcagcagcgatcggCAGCTGGAGCGACAGCCGGTGGACGAGCAGCTGCCGGTGCGCCAACAGGTTTCAACAGTCAAAGTATGGTGGCAGCGGCCGGCGGGCAGCAGGGCAACATGGACGTCGGCTACAATCCACAG ATGAATAACATGGCGATGCATTCGCAGTCGTCGTGGAATCAGATGAACGGCATGAACCAAATGGGCGGCATGGGTGGCCAGATGAACGGCATGAACcagatgggtggtggtggcggcggaggCGGAGGCGCCGGAGGTGGTGTCGGTGGCGCCGGCGGCATGGGACCGATGGGTCAGATGGGTGGCGGCGGTGCGACCGGTGGCATGGTGCCCGGCATGGGCCAGatgggcggcggtggcggtggcactGGTGGCGGTGCGGGCGGTGGATACGGCCGGCACCATCAGCAGATGAACCCGATGGCGCAGATGATGAACATGGGCATGGGTATGGGCggaggcggcggtggcggcggtggccagATGGGGCCGGGCGGTGCGGGCGGTATGAACGGGATGGCGGCGGCCCAGATGGGCGGCATGAACCCGCTCAGCCAGATGAACCAGATGTCGCCGATGTCGAAGATGCAGGGCATGGCGAACGGGTACCCGCAGCACCCGCGGAGGATGGCCCCCTACCCGAACCCCCAGATGCAGATGGCCCAGAAGCGGTCGATGTACGGGATGGGCCAGGGGCAGGGTATGCCGGGCGCGGGTGGACCCTTCCCGCCGCATcaggcggcggcagcggcggccgctGCAGCAGCCGCCGGCGTTCCCTTGCCGATGCAGGCCAGCGCCGGGTACGGGCGGCATCATGGGCCGATGGGTCCGATGAACTATCGCGGCGGACCGCCGATGATGCAGCAGCGACAGAACACGCCACCGTACGGTGGACCGGGCGTCGGACCGGTAGGAGCACCCGTAGGCCCTGGAGCGCTGAtgggccaccagcagcagcagcaccagcagcagcagcaacagcagcagcagcaacagcagcagcaacagcatcatcctcagcaccagcagcaccagcagcagcagacgcaacagcaacagcagcagtattaCAACACGGGCTACCAGAACATGCAGGGCTACCAGCCGGACATTCGCATGAACTTCCAGCACAGTCCGGTGCCGGGTAATCCTACGCCACCGCTAACGCCCGCCTCTTCCATGACGCCCTACATCAGCCCCAATCCGGACGTGAAGCCAAACAATCTGCCGCAGA ATGAAGAACTGCGGTTGACATTCCCGGTGCGAGACGGCATACTGCTGCCACCGTTCCGGCTCGAGCACAATCTCGCTGTCAGCAACCACGTGTTTCAGCTAAAGTCCACCGTCTACAACACGCTCATGTGCCGGCCGGATCTCGAGCTGCAGCTGAAGTGTTTCCACCACGAGGACCGGCAGATGAACACGAACTGGCCGGCGAGCGTGCAGGTGTCGGCCAACTCGACGCCGCTCGAAATCGACCGGGGCGACAACAAGAACACGCACCGGCCGCTCTACCTGAAACAGGTCTGCCAGCCGGGCCGCAACACGATCCAAATCACCGTCAGCACCTGCTGCTGT TCCCATCTGTTCGTGCTACAGCTGGTGCATCGGCCGTCGGTAAACCATGTGCTGCACACGCTGCTGAAGCGTAACCTCCTGTCCGCGGAGCATGCGGTGGCCAAAATCAAGCGCACCTTTGCCGTCAATCACACAACGAACCCGAACCAACCGCTGGGCGGCGGCCCCGACAAGGATCCGCTTGCGGCGGACGCGTCGGCAACGTCTGCAAAG GTATCACTCAAGTGTACGCTAACCACCAAGCGGATAACGTTGCCAGCGCGCGGCCATGACTGCAAGCACATCCAGTGCTTCGATCTGGAGGCCTATCTGGCGCTGAACTGCGAGCGTGGCAACTGGCGGTGTCCGGTGTGCAG TAAACCGGCACTAACGGAAGGGCTCGAGATCGATCAGTACATGTGGGCGATACTGAACACGCTCAACTCCTCCAACACGCCGAACGGCATGGACACGGAGGAGGTGATCATCGATGCGCAAGCGAACTGGCGAGCGGTCAAACCACCGGGCAGTGTCAATAATCCCAACATTGGAGGCAGTCTCAACCCTCAACAACcgtcacagcagcagcagcagcaacagcaacaacatccacagcagcatcaacaacaacaagcaccaccaatgcagcagcagcaccaacagcagcagcaaccgcccGTACCATCGGAACCGAGTGGCGGCAATGCGCGCGGCGCTGGCACGCCCGGCCTGCCCGTGATCAAACCGGACCCGGACGGTGTCGACGCGAAGCACTTCAACAAGGTGATGTCACCTGGATCCACCTCGCTCCCGACCTGGGACAACATGAACGCAATGAGCCCCTACATGAGCCCGGACATGAGCTCGATCGCTAGCGGCAGCATGATGGGTTCCAA CTACAACCGAACGCCCCAGTACGATTCGTACGGCAATGCGATCATCAAGCAAGAACCGGGCACGAACCCCGGATCGGTCGGCGGCCCTGGAAGCGTCGGTAACAATAACGGCCCCGGAACAcccggaggtggtggtggcagcggTGGCAATGGTGGTGAATTCCACGCCGGCAATCCTTTGGCACATCTGAGCGATTCGGTCAACTCGCTCGATCCGCTGAACGCGATGGAGAAATCTCTGAACGATCAGGTAAGTATCGTGTGTTTGCATTCCCTCGCGCGTCTTGCAACCGATTACAATGTTCCGCATGGTGTTTTGCTGTTACAGATGCCccacacaccgcacacaccgcacacaccgGGCGGTGGCAACTCGTCCGGCCATCCGATGACGCCGGGCGGACCGCCAAGCGTACCGCCGGCGAACGACATCAACAACACCTCCAACCCGCAGCAACAGTCCACCGGCAGCAACAGTGGCGGCAACGCGAACGGGCAACCgaacggcggcagcagcagtagcgtgAACGGCAACATGAGCCACAGCCCCGGCCATGCCGGGCATGGCAACAGCATGCAGCAGCTACATTcacctcagcagcagcagcatctggGCCTTGGGCCCAACAACCCTGCCGCGAACATCATGAACTCACCGCAAAGTCTCATGAACTCACCGCAGAACATGATGAACTCGCCCCAGAGCAtgatgcagcaacagcagcagcagcagcagcaaaatctcCTCTCAATGGGCTCGATGatgggccagcagcagcagcagcaaagccaTCAAAATGCGCTGGCCGGTCTTACCGATGTCGATCTGCCGGCAGATCTCAACTTCGATCCGGCCGCCGTCATTGAGGGTGAAGGAGGCAACGATCTTAAC CTACTACCGGACAACGGCATTGTCGATCCGATGGAATTGCTCTCCTATCTCGATCCGCCGGATCTGAACACGCCCCCGTCAAGCGGTTCCAGCAACAACGCCAACAGCGACGACATTCTGGCCGCACTGTTCGACTAA